CGAACCATTAAATACCTCCATGTTGATCTGCAGCTCTGCAAAATCAAATTGCTTATAAAAATCATCGATAAGGTGTTGCAGGTTATCCAGTTTCACTATGTTATCGAGCGTGATCTTCAGGGTTTGTTGCCAACCTTGCGCAGTGCGCTTGGCCTGCGCTTTAGCCTCTTCAATTTGACGCAGCATAGATCGTACTTGTTCTAAGAAGATCTCCCCTGCTGGCGTCAGCTCAACTCTGCGAGGCAAGCGCCGAAACAACAGCACATCAAGCTCAAGCTCTATTTGCCTCACCGAATAGCTCACTGCTGATGGCACCTTGTGTAGATACTCAGCAGCAGCGGAGAAACTACCAAGACGAGCAACCACATCCAATAATTCAAAGTTCTTCTGAGATAACATAGCTTTCAAATTTTTTGATAGATAACCACATATTTTAGCGCTTAATTTGTTGTTTAAGCCAATTTAGAATGCCCGACAACAAATTAATTCTCTGAAATGGTTTCTAATGTCCGTCAGCAAACTACAAATGGGTTACCTAGCCCTACTCTCTATGCTTGGTTTTATCGCTACCGATATGTACCTACCTACATTCCAAACTCTGCAAGCCGACTTTGCCACAGGCCCTGAACCTATTGCACTGTCTCTAAGCATCTTTTTGGTTGGTCTAGCGGTTGGCCAATTGGCATGGGGTATCCTTTCTGACCGATTTGGTCTACGAAGCACTCTTGCGTTAGGCCTAGCGATCTTTACGGTTGCTTCAATCGGTATTAGCTTAAGCTTCACCGTTTCTCAACTGTTGGTATTTAGGTTTATCCAAGCGATTGGCGTGTGTGCACCCACGGTTATTTGGCAAGCTATGGTGATTCAGCGCTACAGCGCCGATGACCGCCAGCGCATCTTCGCGTCTATTATGCCTCTAGTGGCTTTATCGCCCGCTCTTGCACCTCAGCTAGGTGTGCTTTTAAACACCACATTAGGCTGGGAAAGCATCTTCGTTGTGTTGGCAATGATTGGTGCAGTATTGCTGTTCGTTACCGCTAGACAGCCAAAAGAAGCTAATCCAGTTAAGAGCGTTTCTCTGAAATCTGATCTGGTATCTCTTACCAAAAACCGCACCTTTATCGGCAATGTCATCATATTCTCAATGACCTCTGCGGTATTCTTTGCCTACTTAACCGGTATGCCAGAGATCATGACTCAGCTGGGTTACTCAGCAAAAGACATTGGCATGAGCTTTATACCTCAAACTATCGCCTTTATGGTGGGTGGTTATTTCGGGAAGAAATCTGTAGAGCGCTATGGTGACAGCAAGGTATTGCCAGTACTTCTAATGCTGTTTACGGTGGCTGTTGTCGCGGTATTCGTTGCAAGCCAAAGCACCTTGACCTCTATCTGGCCGGTTCTTTTGCCATTTTGTTTTGTGGCAGTGGCCAATGGTGCGCTTTACCCTATCGTGGTTAACCGTGCGCTATCGAGTGCGCAAAATAGCCCTGCAACAGCGGCTGGACTGCAAAACAGCATACAGATCTGTGTTAGTAGTATGGCAAGCATGCTGGTGGCTTTCTTTGCTCAGCAAGCACTCGTTGCCACTGGCTGGACGATGATCTTCTGTCTTGTCGGTCTGGCGGGCGGAATCCTGCTGACACGTCAAAAGAATGATTTAGTTGAAGCAACCGCTCATTAAGATCAAAAAAGGGAGCGAATCATCGCTCCCTTCGTTTATTCAAAATGAATCCACTACAGGCTGGTTAAGCCCCATTTCTTAGCGGTTTTGTCAAAAAAGCCTTGGGTCGTTTTCAACTCAACCCAATGGTTCACATAGTTAATCCATACCTGATCGTTTTGTGGCAATAGCATAGAGATCGGCGTTGGGTTCTTTGGTTCTGCAACCGGAACTACAGCCAATTGCTTAAACTTCTCCACCAGCGTTGCGGCTTCAACATTTGAAGTTACGGATACATTGGCTCTTCGTGCCAATAACTCTTGAAAATCACGAGCTGGCGCTTCAATAACGATGTGTTGTGCTTCAGGGAAGAACTCTTTTACCATCTTCTCTTGTACCGTACCTAGCGTTGCCGCGACCTTGATGTCAGGCTTGTTGAAATCAGCCCAATCAGAATACTTATCTAGGTCTTTTTTCGGAACCACTGGTACGAATGCCAAATAGAAATAGGGTTGGCTGTAGCCTGCTACTTTCGCGCGAGACATATTCAGTGATGCGCTACCGGTAATATCGTACTTGTTGGCTGTTATGCCGTTAACCAAAGTTTTCCAGTCAGTGGCTACATACTCCACCTTCACACCTAAATCTTTTGCCAGCTCCGTGGTTACATCAATATCAAAGCCACGGTAGCTGTTGTCTGCTGGGTTTTTCATGGTCATTGGGTTCCAATCACCGGTTGTGCCTACCTTTAATACACCAGAGCTTAGAATCTGTTGT
Above is a genomic segment from Vibrio gallicus containing:
- the punC gene encoding purine nucleoside transporter PunC, translated to MSVSKLQMGYLALLSMLGFIATDMYLPTFQTLQADFATGPEPIALSLSIFLVGLAVGQLAWGILSDRFGLRSTLALGLAIFTVASIGISLSFTVSQLLVFRFIQAIGVCAPTVIWQAMVIQRYSADDRQRIFASIMPLVALSPALAPQLGVLLNTTLGWESIFVVLAMIGAVLLFVTARQPKEANPVKSVSLKSDLVSLTKNRTFIGNVIIFSMTSAVFFAYLTGMPEIMTQLGYSAKDIGMSFIPQTIAFMVGGYFGKKSVERYGDSKVLPVLLMLFTVAVVAVFVASQSTLTSIWPVLLPFCFVAVANGALYPIVVNRALSSAQNSPATAAGLQNSIQICVSSMASMLVAFFAQQALVATGWTMIFCLVGLAGGILLTRQKNDLVEATAH
- a CDS encoding transporter substrate-binding domain-containing protein, with protein sequence MKTFIIALGILLLSTAQAMADTSRLQQILSSGVLKVGTTGDWNPMTMKNPADNSYRGFDIDVTTELAKDLGVKVEYVATDWKTLVNGITANKYDITGSASLNMSRAKVAGYSQPYFYLAFVPVVPKKDLDKYSDWADFNKPDIKVAATLGTVQEKMVKEFFPEAQHIVIEAPARDFQELLARRANVSVTSNVEAATLVEKFKQLAVVPVAEPKNPTPISMLLPQNDQVWINYVNHWVELKTTQGFFDKTAKKWGLTSL